From a single Paludibacter jiangxiensis genomic region:
- a CDS encoding efflux RND transporter permease subunit — MNNRIIGFFLRNKLITIILLVIFVVWGIITAPFDWNISFLPRDPVPVDAIPDYGENQQIVATEWMGRSPKDIQDQITYPLTTALMGMPGVKTIRSTSMFGMSFIYIIFKDNVEFYWSRSRVLEKLSSLPPGTLPEGVKPSLGPDATALGQVYWYTLEGRNPKTGKPTGGWDPQELRTLQDYYVKYSLASADGVSEVGSIGGYVKEYQIDLNPDAMKTYGVTVMDVMKAVQNSNLDIGAETMEMNQVEYVIRGLGYVKSLADIEKAVVAVSEDNTPITIKQIGNVTFGPATRRGGLDKNGIEAVGGVVVARYKSNPLEVISNVKKKIAEMEQSLPSKTLPDGTVSKVTVVPFYDRTGLIRETIGTLETALTHEILICIIVIIVLVTNLRASAIISGLLPIAVLMTFIVMRLVGVDANIVALSGIAIAIGVMVDIGIVFTENIVRHLELPENKNLSKKQYDDLILTATTEVAPAIITALLTTIISFLPVFAMEAAEGKLFRPLAFTKTFAIVASMLLGLMVLPTLAKWIFSFKLNTPKLRKIVNGILIVAGLLFSIVWGTWTALALTLVGINNLTAHLWKEPWQRYQKYVNLGIAILFALYYLTEEWLPLGAQNHFALNFIFIILIVGIVLTLLSLMVHYYEPVLRWCLANKMKFLAIPVITLLFGIVIWLGVDRILGFAFDGIEKTGWHIRQSNGWQKATSVFPGIGKEFMPSLNEGSFLLMPTSMPHAGVERNIEYEKQLDRRLASIPEVEISVGKWGRVNSALDPANTQMFENVINYKPEYILDQDGHRRRFKTNSSGAYVLKNNMTYNPEKQGFAVIDTSLLIPAVHGNYFRQWRPQIHKPDDIWQEIVKVTQLPGLTSAPKLQPIETRLVMLSTGMRAPMGIKIYGPDLETIEKTGIAIEQHLKQMPSIEASSVFAERGVAAPYLLINIDREAIARYGLSVKEVQDVIQSAVGGMALSTTVEGRERFPVRVRYARELRSTPEDLKHILVPAMTDGSQIPLGELAKIEYASGPQMIRSENTFLTGYVTFDRKPEFAEVDVVNQADKFLKQQIDAGKLKLGKGVTYQFAGNYEQEIRATKRLSIVIPISLLLIFLILYRQFKTITASCIHFSGVFVAFAGGFILLWLYGQGWFLNFSFAGVNMRDLFQMHPINLSVAVWVGFIALFGLATNDGVIMGTYIHQIFEERKPDSVLAVREAVVEAGKKRVRPAMMTAAVAIIALLPVLTSTGKGADIMVPMAIPTFGGMIIQIMTMYVVPVLQAIWREREVKNSNIHH, encoded by the coding sequence ACGGCTCCCTTCGATTGGAACATCTCATTTCTGCCGCGCGATCCGGTACCGGTGGATGCCATACCGGATTACGGGGAGAATCAGCAGATTGTAGCCACCGAATGGATGGGACGCTCACCGAAAGACATTCAGGATCAAATCACTTATCCTTTGACAACTGCGCTGATGGGAATGCCCGGCGTGAAAACGATACGGAGTACTTCCATGTTCGGCATGTCGTTTATCTACATCATTTTCAAGGATAACGTTGAGTTTTACTGGAGTCGTTCGCGGGTGCTCGAAAAGTTGAGTTCGCTGCCGCCCGGCACATTGCCCGAAGGCGTCAAGCCCTCGTTGGGCCCCGATGCTACGGCACTCGGACAGGTCTATTGGTATACGCTCGAAGGGCGGAATCCCAAAACCGGCAAGCCCACCGGCGGGTGGGATCCGCAGGAGCTACGTACCCTTCAGGATTATTATGTGAAATATTCGCTCGCATCGGCCGACGGAGTGTCGGAAGTGGGTAGCATCGGAGGTTATGTCAAAGAGTATCAGATTGATCTCAATCCCGATGCCATGAAAACCTATGGCGTGACGGTGATGGACGTAATGAAAGCGGTGCAAAATTCCAACCTCGACATTGGTGCCGAAACCATGGAAATGAACCAGGTGGAGTATGTGATCCGAGGATTGGGATATGTCAAATCGCTGGCAGACATTGAAAAAGCCGTTGTTGCCGTCAGTGAAGACAATACGCCGATCACGATCAAACAGATTGGGAATGTTACATTCGGACCGGCAACGCGTCGTGGCGGATTGGATAAAAACGGCATCGAAGCGGTCGGTGGAGTGGTGGTGGCGCGCTACAAATCGAATCCGCTGGAGGTGATTTCCAATGTCAAAAAGAAGATTGCGGAAATGGAGCAGTCGCTGCCGTCGAAAACCCTGCCTGACGGAACGGTGAGCAAAGTGACGGTTGTGCCGTTTTATGATCGTACAGGCTTGATCCGCGAAACCATTGGTACGCTGGAAACGGCGCTAACGCACGAAATCCTGATATGTATCATTGTTATTATCGTACTTGTCACCAACCTGCGGGCATCGGCCATCATCTCGGGGCTCTTGCCAATTGCTGTGTTGATGACCTTTATTGTGATGCGGTTGGTCGGGGTGGATGCCAATATCGTGGCGCTGTCGGGTATTGCCATTGCCATCGGAGTGATGGTCGATATTGGCATTGTCTTTACTGAAAATATTGTCCGGCATCTCGAACTGCCTGAAAACAAAAATCTCTCGAAGAAACAATACGACGACCTCATTCTCACGGCAACCACAGAAGTGGCTCCGGCAATCATAACGGCTTTGCTGACCACCATTATCAGCTTTTTGCCGGTATTTGCCATGGAAGCCGCCGAAGGAAAACTGTTCCGGCCGTTGGCTTTTACCAAAACCTTTGCCATTGTGGCGTCCATGCTGCTTGGTCTGATGGTATTGCCGACCCTTGCCAAATGGATATTCTCGTTTAAATTGAATACCCCTAAATTGCGAAAAATCGTCAACGGTATTTTGATCGTAGCTGGACTCCTTTTCTCCATCGTTTGGGGAACCTGGACGGCTTTGGCCCTGACCTTGGTCGGTATCAATAATCTGACCGCTCACTTGTGGAAAGAACCATGGCAACGGTATCAGAAGTATGTCAACCTGGGCATCGCCATTTTGTTTGCACTGTATTATCTGACGGAAGAGTGGTTGCCTTTGGGCGCTCAAAACCATTTTGCGCTCAATTTTATCTTTATCATTCTGATAGTTGGCATTGTGCTGACCCTGTTGTCGTTGATGGTACATTACTACGAACCGGTGTTGCGCTGGTGTCTGGCGAACAAAATGAAATTTCTGGCAATTCCGGTAATTACACTTTTGTTTGGCATTGTGATATGGTTGGGTGTCGATCGTATTTTGGGTTTTGCTTTCGACGGCATTGAAAAAACGGGCTGGCACATTCGCCAAAGCAATGGTTGGCAAAAGGCGACTTCCGTTTTTCCGGGTATTGGCAAGGAATTTATGCCATCGCTCAACGAAGGTTCGTTTTTGCTGATGCCTACCAGTATGCCTCATGCCGGAGTGGAACGCAATATCGAGTACGAAAAACAACTCGATCGGCGATTGGCTTCTATCCCCGAAGTGGAGATTTCGGTTGGAAAATGGGGGCGTGTCAATTCCGCACTCGATCCGGCGAACACTCAGATGTTTGAAAATGTGATCAATTACAAACCGGAATATATTCTGGATCAGGACGGACATCGGCGTCGGTTCAAGACAAATTCCTCAGGTGCGTATGTCCTGAAAAATAATATGACCTACAATCCAGAAAAACAGGGCTTTGCTGTTATCGATACATCGTTGTTGATCCCTGCGGTTCATGGCAATTACTTTCGTCAATGGCGGCCGCAGATTCATAAACCGGACGACATATGGCAGGAGATTGTAAAGGTGACGCAGTTGCCGGGGCTGACTTCGGCTCCAAAACTGCAGCCGATTGAAACGCGTTTGGTGATGCTTTCCACGGGAATGCGCGCACCGATGGGCATTAAAATCTATGGGCCTGACTTGGAGACGATAGAAAAGACGGGCATTGCCATCGAACAGCATCTGAAGCAGATGCCATCCATCGAAGCTTCGTCCGTTTTTGCCGAACGCGGGGTTGCAGCGCCTTATCTTTTGATAAATATTGATCGAGAGGCGATTGCCCGTTACGGATTGAGTGTAAAAGAGGTGCAGGATGTGATTCAATCGGCTGTGGGCGGAATGGCCTTGAGCACTACCGTGGAAGGCCGCGAACGCTTTCCGGTACGGGTGCGCTATGCCCGCGAGTTACGCTCTACACCCGAAGACCTGAAGCATATTCTTGTTCCGGCCATGACCGACGGTTCGCAGATTCCGCTGGGAGAACTGGCTAAAATTGAGTATGCCAGTGGCCCGCAGATGATCCGGAGCGAGAATACGTTCCTGACCGGATATGTTACTTTTGACCGCAAACCGGAATTTGCAGAAGTGGACGTGGTCAATCAGGCCGATAAGTTCCTGAAGCAGCAGATCGACGCAGGCAAGCTCAAACTCGGCAAAGGTGTTACCTATCAATTTGCCGGAAATTACGAGCAGGAGATCCGTGCAACCAAACGGTTGTCGATTGTTATTCCGATCAGTTTATTGCTGATATTCCTGATTTTGTACCGACAATTCAAAACCATAACTGCCTCATGTATCCACTTTTCGGGTGTTTTTGTGGCTTTTGCCGGAGGATTCATTTTGCTGTGGCTGTATGGTCAGGGATGGTTTCTCAACTTTTCGTTTGCCGGAGTCAACATGCGCGACCTCTTTCAGATGCATCCGATCAACCTGAGCGTGGCGGTTTGGGTCGGTTTTATTGCCCTGTTCGGACTGGCTACCAACGACGGCGTGATTATGGGAACCTACATTCATCAGATTTTTGAAGAACGGAAACCCGACTCTGTGCTTGCCGTTCGTGAAGCGGTGGTGGAAGCCGGTAAAAAGCGGGTGCGTCCTGCAATGATGACGGCCGCCGTGGCTATTATTGCCTTATTGCCTGTTCTGACATCGACCGGCAAAGGTGCCGATATAATGGTTCCGATGGCTATACCAACCTTCGGGGGTATGATTATCCAGATCATGACCATGTATGTGGTGCCGGTTTTGCAGGCAATTTGGAGAGAGCGGGAAGTGAAAAACAGCAATATACACCATTAA